A region from the Mucilaginibacter sp. CSA2-8R genome encodes:
- a CDS encoding ATP-binding protein: MKRPFIIFYALIIYTLMELVWWGYMLISLQPARTGMILGEGSMFIIIVLGGAFLFHQSLNKERRLQHQKKNFLLSVTHELKSPLAAIKLYLETIQKRSLSKQQVDDFVGKCLLDIDRLNDMVENMLLAAKIENQSYTFPKQEFNLSVLVDGIVNRLQINKCDLNQQLINAEIEPKIEVTGDKFALTSVVTNLIENAIKYSQPCETVEVKLFSKGGKVHLQVADHGIGIADEEKSRIFERFYRVGSEETRNTKGTGLGLYIVKQVLDKHQAVIQVRDNRPAGSVFEVIF; encoded by the coding sequence ATGAAAAGGCCTTTTATCATATTTTACGCGCTGATTATTTATACCCTGATGGAACTGGTGTGGTGGGGGTATATGCTGATTAGTTTGCAACCGGCCCGCACCGGCATGATTTTGGGCGAAGGCTCGATGTTTATCATCATTGTACTGGGCGGTGCCTTTTTGTTCCATCAATCGTTAAACAAAGAGCGTAGGTTACAGCATCAAAAAAAGAACTTTTTGCTGTCTGTAACCCACGAGCTAAAATCGCCGCTGGCAGCTATTAAACTTTATCTCGAAACGATACAAAAGCGTAGTTTAAGCAAACAGCAGGTAGATGATTTTGTAGGCAAATGCTTGCTGGATATTGACCGGCTGAACGATATGGTAGAAAATATGCTGTTAGCTGCCAAAATCGAAAATCAGTCGTATACTTTCCCTAAGCAGGAGTTCAACCTGTCGGTATTAGTTGATGGTATTGTTAACCGTTTGCAGATTAACAAATGCGATTTAAATCAGCAGCTAATCAATGCCGAAATTGAGCCTAAAATTGAAGTAACCGGCGATAAGTTTGCGCTAACATCGGTTGTAACCAACCTGATTGAAAATGCCATTAAGTACTCTCAGCCTTGCGAAACAGTAGAAGTAAAGCTGTTTTCTAAGGGCGGCAAAGTACACCTGCAGGTAGCCGACCATGGCATCGGTATAGCAGATGAAGAAAAAAGCCGTATTTTTGAAAGGTTTTACCGTGTAGGAAGCGAAGAAACACGTAACACAAAAGGCACGGGTTTAGGTTTATACATTGTAAAACAGGTTCTTGATAAACACCAGGCCGTTATACAGGTACGTGATAACCGGCCTGCAGGCAGTGTTTTTGAAGTAATATTTTAG
- the hemE gene encoding uroporphyrinogen decarboxylase produces the protein MKDSLFIKAAFSQKTERPPVWMMRQAGRFMPQYWEIKNKYSFLEMCKTPEIAADVTMLPVDLLDIDAAILFSDILVTGEAMGGDLSFTQGVGPKFANPVRTQADVDNLSVNVLDRLQYVADAIKVIQQRLNGRIPLIGFAGAPFTVMSYLVEGGSSRDFKLTKLMLHNQPALAHQLLNKIAQVTADYLNLQIEAGVNAVQIFDSWAQALAWDDYKEFSHYYIQQIISKLNRKDIPVISFCKGSSVFAPLMAEAKPDVVSIDWNVDLLDMKRRLPQDIAVQGNLDPHILYADKPVIKERIHRLFDRMKDEDGYIFNLGHGIMPDIPFDNVKYAVEVIKEYR, from the coding sequence ATGAAAGATTCGTTATTTATTAAAGCCGCATTTTCTCAGAAAACCGAACGTCCACCCGTTTGGATGATGCGCCAGGCAGGCAGGTTTATGCCGCAGTATTGGGAGATTAAAAACAAATACTCTTTTCTGGAGATGTGCAAAACGCCCGAAATTGCAGCTGATGTAACCATGCTGCCGGTTGATTTGCTGGATATTGATGCGGCTATCCTATTCTCGGACATTTTGGTTACCGGCGAAGCCATGGGCGGCGATTTAAGCTTTACGCAAGGCGTAGGGCCTAAGTTTGCCAACCCGGTACGCACTCAGGCTGATGTAGATAATTTAAGTGTTAACGTGCTCGATCGTTTACAATATGTGGCTGATGCCATTAAAGTAATACAGCAGCGTTTAAACGGCCGTATACCGCTTATCGGTTTTGCGGGCGCACCGTTTACCGTAATGAGTTATCTGGTCGAGGGCGGCTCATCGCGCGACTTTAAACTGACTAAGCTGATGCTGCATAATCAGCCAGCCTTAGCTCATCAGTTACTGAACAAAATTGCCCAGGTAACGGCTGATTATTTAAACCTGCAGATTGAAGCAGGCGTAAACGCCGTGCAGATTTTTGATAGCTGGGCTCAGGCACTGGCTTGGGACGATTATAAAGAATTTTCGCATTACTACATTCAGCAAATCATCAGTAAGCTTAACCGTAAAGACATTCCTGTAATCTCTTTTTGTAAAGGGAGTTCGGTTTTTGCGCCATTAATGGCGGAAGCTAAACCCGACGTTGTTTCTATTGACTGGAATGTTGACTTGCTGGATATGAAGCGCCGCTTACCGCAAGATATAGCCGTACAGGGTAACCTGGACCCGCATATTTTATATGCAGACAAACCGGTTATCAAAGAACGGATCCACCGCTTATTTGACCGGATGAAAGACGAGGATGGCTACATCTTCAATTTAGGTCATGGTATTATGCCTGATATCCCTTTCGACAATGTGAAATATGCCGTTGAGGTAATTAAGGAGTATAGGTAA
- a CDS encoding VIT family protein — MTNTDAATKQMNNEKHYINRVGWLRAGVLGANDGILSTTSLVIGVAAATAVRDTIILTALSGLIAGAMSMAAGEYVSVSSQEDTEKADIAREKAELQEMPEQELQEIIAIYKNRGLNDDLAHEVAVALTKHNALETHLRDELGMTEISAAKPLQAALSSFAAFLFGALLPLAVSIFAPLKAMIFWQYGCSIIFLMFLGALAAKTGGAPLLKSMGKICFWGTIAMATTALIGHLFGTHVS, encoded by the coding sequence ATGACAAATACTGATGCTGCCACCAAGCAGATGAATAATGAAAAGCATTACATCAACCGAGTAGGCTGGCTCAGGGCCGGCGTGTTAGGCGCTAATGATGGCATCTTATCAACTACCAGTTTAGTAATTGGTGTAGCGGCAGCAACGGCGGTACGGGATACTATTATTTTAACGGCACTATCGGGACTAATAGCCGGTGCTATGTCGATGGCAGCAGGCGAGTACGTTTCGGTAAGCTCGCAGGAAGATACAGAAAAGGCTGATATTGCCCGCGAAAAAGCTGAATTGCAGGAAATGCCCGAGCAGGAGTTGCAAGAGATTATCGCTATTTATAAAAACCGCGGCCTCAATGATGACTTGGCCCATGAAGTAGCCGTTGCCTTAACCAAGCATAACGCGCTCGAAACTCACTTGCGCGACGAGTTAGGCATGACCGAAATATCGGCAGCTAAACCACTGCAGGCAGCATTGTCATCATTTGCTGCGTTTTTGTTTGGGGCACTGTTACCCTTAGCCGTATCAATATTTGCACCGTTAAAAGCCATGATATTTTGGCAATACGGTTGCTCCATTATCTTTTTGATGTTTTTAGGCGCATTGGCTGCCAAAACAGGAGGAGCTCCACTTTTAAAAAGCATGGGCAAAATTTGTTTTTGGGGTACCATTGCTATGGCTACTACTGCTTTAATTGGCCACCTGTTTGGTACCCATGTTAGTTAA
- a CDS encoding HAMP domain-containing sensor histidine kinase has product MNLFAKYNRILLMVLLTGLVAVGILFYQALTYTLNSKIDENLGEELMEVNDYAHVKNIAPAPPEEPNLVIEYKKANKALKQKLSGDTTFYNPKKKVNEYARYLKADVVIQGQPLHVLIINSKAEQVRQVQLIFWAIIIPVIVLCGLLALLNRYLLLKLWSPFYEVLDQIKGFNVKHGNYTAIDTDINEFKQLNEAVKQMTVQIEDDFKEIKLFTENASHEMMTPIAIINSKLDTLLQSRTLAENDSQALLDLYKATTRLNKINQSLLLLVKIDHNLLGEKEQLNPAELIKQKIDNFQELISQRNIKVYCSFDGTTISGNKYQFDILLNNLFSNAIRHNKPGGEIHINVKNGLLNFENTGNTSALSENQIFERFYKDPQSDGVGLGLAILKQICIKQGYSLRYYFNLPMHGFELQLGH; this is encoded by the coding sequence ATGAACTTATTTGCAAAATACAACCGCATACTTTTAATGGTGCTGCTTACCGGGCTGGTAGCTGTAGGCATTCTTTTTTACCAAGCGCTCACTTATACGCTAAACAGTAAAATTGACGAAAACCTGGGCGAAGAATTGATGGAGGTGAACGACTATGCGCATGTTAAAAACATTGCCCCTGCCCCGCCCGAAGAACCGAACCTGGTAATTGAATATAAAAAAGCGAATAAAGCTTTAAAACAAAAATTATCGGGCGATACTACTTTTTACAACCCTAAAAAGAAGGTAAATGAATATGCCCGCTACCTGAAAGCTGATGTGGTTATACAGGGCCAGCCTTTGCATGTGCTGATAATTAATTCTAAAGCCGAGCAAGTACGCCAGGTTCAGCTTATTTTTTGGGCCATTATTATACCAGTTATTGTTTTATGCGGACTACTGGCCCTCCTTAACCGGTACTTGCTGTTAAAACTCTGGTCACCGTTTTACGAGGTATTGGACCAAATAAAAGGCTTTAATGTAAAGCATGGTAACTATACGGCTATTGATACCGACATTAATGAATTTAAACAACTAAATGAGGCCGTTAAACAGATGACGGTACAGATAGAGGATGATTTTAAGGAAATTAAACTGTTTACCGAAAATGCCTCGCACGAGATGATGACCCCTATTGCCATCATCAACTCCAAACTGGATACCCTACTGCAATCCAGAACCCTTGCCGAAAACGACAGCCAAGCCCTGTTAGATTTGTATAAAGCCACTACCCGGCTCAATAAAATCAATCAATCTTTGTTGCTGCTGGTAAAAATTGACCATAACCTTTTAGGCGAAAAAGAGCAATTGAACCCGGCCGAATTGATTAAACAAAAGATAGATAATTTCCAGGAGTTAATTTCGCAGCGCAACATTAAGGTGTACTGTAGTTTTGACGGCACCACTATTTCGGGCAATAAATACCAGTTTGATATTTTGCTCAACAACCTGTTTAGTAATGCCATACGCCACAATAAGCCCGGCGGCGAAATACACATCAACGTTAAAAACGGATTGTTAAATTTCGAAAACACAGGCAATACCAGTGCCTTGTCAGAAAACCAGATTTTCGAACGGTTTTATAAAGACCCGCAATCAGACGGTGTGGGTTTGGGGCTGGCCATTTTAAAGCAAATTTGCATTAAACAGGGCTACTCACTGCGCTATTATTTTAACCTGCCAATGCACGGGTTTGAGTTGCAGCTGGGCCATTAG
- a CDS encoding TPM domain-containing protein, with protein sequence MKSLLLLLSLLTATLGFAKIPEPQKNTYVNDYAHVLSKKQIEVLNERIRKFENKTTVQLAVVLVNYVPSDYTIDEFATVIGRRWHVGTNDNGLVYVLAIKQRLQRLEVARNLQATITDADAEQILDTVKANLRSKHYGSAIYNIVEASDRTIANAHPYESVKTDDSATTENVATSHSTARDNTGGIVLGCFLVYLIIVYFYNKGKPSQGYFGSSNSYNSSNYNSHIIIQSNNRSSGWGSSRLSSGSSNDNGSSSSDSNSGSSYGNWGSTSSGSSSSSSSSGFNGGGATSSW encoded by the coding sequence ATGAAATCATTGCTCTTATTGTTGAGCCTGCTTACAGCCACTTTGGGGTTTGCCAAAATACCTGAACCGCAAAAAAACACCTATGTAAATGATTATGCTCATGTGCTTTCGAAAAAGCAGATTGAGGTGCTTAATGAACGTATCAGGAAGTTTGAAAATAAAACTACCGTACAGTTAGCCGTTGTATTAGTAAATTACGTACCATCTGATTATACTATTGATGAATTTGCAACAGTGATCGGCCGGAGGTGGCATGTAGGCACTAATGATAACGGCTTAGTTTATGTTTTGGCCATTAAACAACGTTTGCAGCGTTTAGAAGTAGCCCGAAATTTACAGGCGACTATTACTGATGCGGATGCAGAACAAATATTAGATACCGTCAAAGCCAATTTAAGAAGCAAACATTATGGGAGCGCTATCTACAATATTGTAGAGGCATCAGACCGCACAATTGCTAATGCACATCCTTATGAGTCGGTAAAAACTGACGACAGCGCAACCACTGAAAATGTCGCAACCTCGCATTCTACAGCCCGAGACAATACCGGCGGAATAGTTCTGGGATGTTTTTTAGTGTATTTAATTATCGTTTACTTTTATAACAAGGGTAAACCAAGTCAAGGGTATTTTGGTAGCTCTAACTCTTACAATAGCTCAAATTATAACAGTCATATTATCATTCAGTCAAATAATCGAAGCAGTGGTTGGGGCAGTTCCAGATTAAGCTCCGGTTCTTCAAACGACAACGGTAGCTCAAGCTCTGATAGCAATTCAGGAAGCAGTTACGGCAATTGGGGTAGTACCAGTAGTGGCAGCAGCAGTTCTTCGTCGTCTAGCGGGTTTAATGGCGGTGGCGCTACATCAAGCTGGTAA
- a CDS encoding response regulator transcription factor, with product MNKKRILLAEDEEHLLEAIKLNLELEGYKVTTANNGKKALQKFKEERFNLVILDVMMPEVDGFVVAETIRLENSEVPIMFLTAKNTNEDKIQGLKKGADDYLTKPFNLEELILRVNNLVKRGLKGDDLKEFNSYKIGDKTIHFNSFELINEDGSITPLTKKETMLLKLLIERRNEAVSREQILETVWNYDVYPSTRTIDNFILTFRKYFEPDPKNPVYFHSIRGVGYKFTDSHH from the coding sequence ATGAATAAGAAAAGAATTTTATTGGCCGAAGATGAAGAGCATTTGCTTGAGGCCATCAAATTAAACCTCGAACTGGAAGGCTATAAAGTAACTACCGCCAACAACGGCAAAAAAGCACTTCAAAAGTTTAAAGAAGAACGCTTTAACCTGGTGATATTGGACGTAATGATGCCCGAAGTAGATGGTTTTGTAGTAGCCGAAACTATCCGTTTAGAAAACTCGGAAGTGCCGATCATGTTCCTGACGGCTAAAAATACCAACGAGGATAAAATCCAAGGGCTTAAAAAAGGGGCAGATGATTATTTAACCAAGCCTTTCAACCTCGAAGAACTTATTTTACGGGTAAATAACCTGGTAAAACGCGGCCTTAAAGGTGATGATCTTAAAGAGTTTAACAGCTATAAAATTGGTGATAAAACAATTCATTTTAACTCGTTTGAGTTAATTAACGAAGACGGCTCAATCACACCTTTAACCAAAAAAGAAACGATGCTGCTAAAGCTGCTGATTGAGCGTCGTAATGAAGCTGTATCGCGTGAGCAAATTTTAGAAACAGTATGGAATTACGATGTTTACCCATCTACCCGTACTATTGATAATTTTATTCTAACCTTCCGTAAATACTTTGAACCCGATCCTAAAAACCCGGTTTATTTTCATTCCATTCGTGGTGTAGGTTATAAATTTACGGATAGCCACCATTAA
- a CDS encoding L-rhamnose mutarotase — MKRICMALDLVDDADLIAEYETYHQPQHSWPEITHSIRQAGIRDMNIYRTGNRLFMIIEADDHFSLDEKGKLDLANPKVQEWEKLMWKFQQPLPWAKNGEKWVEMKNIYRLDKSPVTDQAI, encoded by the coding sequence ATGAAAAGAATATGCATGGCATTAGACCTGGTAGACGACGCCGATTTGATTGCTGAATACGAAACTTATCATCAGCCGCAGCATAGCTGGCCCGAAATAACTCATAGTATAAGGCAGGCTGGCATCAGAGATATGAACATTTATCGCACGGGAAATCGCTTGTTCATGATTATTGAGGCCGATGACCACTTTTCGCTGGATGAGAAAGGCAAACTTGATTTAGCTAATCCCAAAGTGCAGGAATGGGAAAAACTGATGTGGAAATTTCAGCAACCTTTGCCTTGGGCAAAAAACGGCGAGAAATGGGTAGAGATGAAAAATATTTACCGACTTGACAAATCTCCGGTTACCGATCAAGCCATCTAA
- the sucD gene encoding succinate--CoA ligase subunit alpha, producing MSVLVNKDSKVIVQGFTGNEGTYHASQMIEYGTQVVGGVTPGKGGQQHLERPVFNTVKDAVDQTGADVSIIFVPPAFAADAIMEAAEAGIKVIVCITEGIPTKDMIQVKEYLVGKDSRLIGPNCPGVITADEAKIGIMPGFIFKKGNVGIVSKSGTLTYEAVDQVVKAGLGVTTAIGIGGDPIIGTPTKEAVELLMNDPETHGIIMIGEIGGGMEAEAAHWIKEHGTKPVVGFIAGQTAPPGRRMGHAGAIVGGADDTAAAKMKIMTECGIRVVESPAEIGAAMAEELAKLA from the coding sequence ATGAGTGTTCTCGTAAATAAAGATTCTAAAGTAATTGTTCAGGGTTTTACCGGTAACGAAGGTACTTATCATGCTTCACAAATGATTGAGTACGGTACCCAGGTGGTAGGTGGTGTTACGCCAGGTAAAGGCGGCCAACAGCACTTAGAGCGCCCGGTGTTCAATACCGTAAAAGACGCGGTTGACCAAACCGGTGCCGACGTATCTATAATTTTTGTACCTCCTGCGTTTGCTGCCGATGCTATAATGGAAGCTGCAGAAGCCGGCATTAAAGTAATTGTTTGTATTACCGAAGGTATTCCAACCAAGGATATGATCCAGGTGAAAGAATACTTAGTAGGTAAAGACTCACGCTTGATTGGCCCTAACTGCCCGGGTGTAATTACTGCCGACGAGGCTAAAATTGGTATTATGCCAGGCTTTATCTTTAAAAAAGGTAATGTAGGCATCGTATCAAAATCAGGAACTTTAACTTACGAAGCAGTTGACCAGGTAGTTAAAGCCGGCTTAGGCGTTACTACTGCTATTGGTATTGGCGGCGACCCTATCATTGGAACACCTACTAAAGAAGCGGTTGAACTGTTAATGAACGACCCCGAAACTCATGGCATTATCATGATTGGTGAAATTGGCGGTGGTATGGAAGCTGAAGCCGCCCACTGGATTAAAGAACATGGTACTAAACCGGTAGTAGGCTTTATTGCCGGCCAAACAGCGCCTCCAGGCCGTCGTATGGGTCACGCTGGTGCTATTGTTGGCGGGGCTGATGATACTGCTGCTGCAAAAATGAAAATTATGACTGAGTGCGGTATCCGCGTAGTAGAATCACCAGCCGAAATTGGTGCTGCTATGGCCGAAGAGCTGGCTAAATTAGCATAA
- the fucP gene encoding L-fucose:H+ symporter permease → MTKSNNTFAIILLTSLFFLWGFAHNLDPILIPHLKRSFTLSNVQATLVDTAVYAAYFLMAVPAGMIMKRFGYKTGIITGLLLFSAGSFLFIPAANTQLYSFFLVALFIIACGLAILETVANPYMTVLGDSAHAEQRLNFAQSFNGFATMIAPFVGTELILIQSHSDNQLATMTEAARKAALAAEASSVKIPYLVLGTVLLLIAIAFSFTKLPDAQSNETEANNGSIFKTLRHPQLAWGAVAQFFYVGAQTCVLSLFVLYAPHAAGITEKSAGHFASLCGLAFLIGRFVGTFLMKYFKSNSLLAVYAVINVFLSVVAVYAHGYIAIYTVIAIAFFMSIMFPTIFALGIKGLGPDREFGSSLIIMSIVGGAIIPRFYGYISDVYNNIQMGYYVPAVCFAVIAFFGWRGHRVNVSKTDLLTHVEY, encoded by the coding sequence ATGACCAAATCCAATAATACGTTCGCCATCATACTGCTCACCAGCCTCTTCTTTCTATGGGGTTTTGCACATAATCTTGATCCTATACTTATCCCTCATCTAAAGCGCTCGTTCACTTTATCAAACGTACAGGCCACTTTGGTTGATACTGCGGTATATGCTGCTTACTTTTTGATGGCCGTTCCGGCTGGTATGATTATGAAACGGTTTGGCTATAAAACCGGCATAATTACCGGACTTCTATTATTCTCTGCAGGCAGTTTCCTGTTTATTCCGGCTGCTAATACACAATTATATTCTTTCTTTTTAGTAGCCTTATTTATTATTGCCTGTGGCCTGGCCATACTCGAAACAGTAGCTAACCCTTATATGACCGTTTTGGGCGACAGTGCCCATGCCGAGCAACGACTCAATTTTGCCCAGTCTTTTAATGGATTTGCCACCATGATAGCGCCGTTTGTAGGCACCGAATTAATTTTGATCCAATCACATAGTGATAACCAGTTGGCCACCATGACCGAAGCTGCCCGGAAAGCGGCGTTAGCCGCTGAAGCTTCCTCGGTTAAAATACCCTACCTGGTTTTAGGCACGGTATTACTACTTATTGCCATCGCCTTTTCGTTTACCAAATTACCGGATGCACAAAGCAATGAAACCGAAGCTAATAACGGCAGCATCTTTAAGACGCTGCGTCATCCGCAGCTGGCTTGGGGCGCAGTGGCTCAATTCTTTTATGTAGGAGCTCAAACCTGTGTTTTAAGTTTATTTGTTTTGTATGCCCCACACGCCGCAGGTATCACCGAAAAATCGGCCGGTCACTTTGCCAGTCTCTGTGGTTTGGCATTTTTGATTGGAAGGTTTGTGGGCACATTTTTAATGAAATATTTTAAATCTAACAGCTTGCTGGCGGTATATGCGGTAATCAATGTTTTCTTATCTGTAGTGGCGGTATATGCTCATGGGTACATCGCTATTTACACTGTCATTGCCATTGCATTCTTCATGTCAATCATGTTTCCAACCATATTTGCTTTGGGCATTAAAGGTTTAGGACCCGACCGCGAATTTGGAAGCAGCCTTATCATAATGTCTATTGTGGGTGGCGCCATTATCCCAAGGTTTTACGGGTATATCAGCGATGTATACAACAACATTCAGATGGGCTATTACGTTCCGGCCGTTTGCTTTGCAGTAATTGCCTTTTTTGGTTGGCGAGGCCATCGTGTAAATGTAAGTAAGACTGACCTGTTAACACATGTAGAATACTAA
- a CDS encoding CopD family protein: protein MYIYIKAIHIIFVVSWMAGLFYGVRLFIYHTEAQDKPEVERNILTAEYERIERRLWNIIATPAMILTLLAGIAMVFIDNSLLQQNWLMVKLCFVVGLVGYHLICTNMIEQMRKGIFKWTSFQLRLWNEVATIFLFAIVFLAVLKSAVDWIYGMLGLIAFAMIIMSAVKIYKNYRVKKGIK, encoded by the coding sequence ATGTATATCTACATTAAAGCCATACATATTATTTTTGTAGTTAGCTGGATGGCGGGGCTGTTTTATGGCGTGCGGTTATTTATTTACCATACCGAGGCACAGGATAAACCTGAGGTAGAGCGCAACATCTTAACGGCCGAGTATGAACGCATAGAGCGTCGCTTGTGGAATATTATTGCTACCCCTGCCATGATACTGACGCTGCTGGCCGGTATAGCGATGGTGTTTATTGACAACTCCCTGCTACAGCAAAATTGGCTGATGGTGAAGCTTTGTTTTGTGGTTGGGCTGGTAGGGTACCACTTAATTTGCACTAACATGATAGAGCAAATGCGTAAAGGTATTTTTAAGTGGACTTCTTTTCAACTCCGTTTGTGGAACGAGGTAGCCACCATCTTTTTATTTGCTATCGTATTTCTGGCAGTGCTCAAAAGTGCTGTAGATTGGATTTACGGCATGTTAGGGCTTATTGCCTTTGCGATGATTATCATGTCGGCTGTAAAGATTTATAAGAACTACCGGGTTAAAAAGGGCATTAAGTAA
- a CDS encoding AraC family transcriptional regulator, whose amino-acid sequence MIRRALRHTFSLLNIDYVQLGTKWNYKGIMSPYYRLYYIDDGHGEISSAGTTLSLEPGFLYLIPSFTLCDLKCDNYLSQYFIQIFEESTDGVSLFANNRTIYKIKAQELDIFNFKQLLLINPGRGINRSDNPKIYEKKAFYEEYQELNNQQSLSVYIETHGLLLYLISRFLTPELFKQKKFRHMPVKIHDAISYIMLNLEKKITVSSLAERANQNTDYFSRNFQHIVGDRPLDYIQSKRIEKAQYLIVTTQLTYSEIAQETGFENVSYFSKTFKRLTGMSPRKYRNQSDSMNF is encoded by the coding sequence ATGATTAGGCGAGCGCTAAGGCATACATTCTCCTTACTAAATATTGATTATGTGCAGTTAGGCACCAAATGGAATTATAAAGGCATTATGAGCCCATATTACCGACTCTATTATATAGACGACGGCCATGGCGAAATTTCGAGCGCAGGTACTACCTTAAGCCTGGAGCCAGGCTTCTTATACCTTATTCCGAGTTTTACTTTATGCGATCTAAAATGCGACAACTACTTAAGCCAGTATTTTATTCAAATTTTTGAGGAATCGACCGACGGCGTATCGTTGTTTGCCAATAATCGCACCATATATAAAATCAAGGCTCAAGAGCTGGATATCTTTAACTTTAAACAGCTTTTATTGATTAACCCTGGCAGGGGCATTAACCGCTCTGATAATCCTAAAATATATGAAAAGAAGGCTTTTTATGAAGAATATCAGGAACTGAATAACCAGCAGAGTTTGTCTGTTTACATAGAAACGCACGGTTTACTGCTCTATTTAATATCACGCTTTTTAACGCCCGAGCTTTTTAAACAAAAAAAATTCAGGCATATGCCTGTTAAAATCCATGATGCCATCAGCTACATTATGCTTAACCTGGAAAAAAAGATAACCGTAAGCTCGTTGGCCGAGCGTGCCAATCAAAATACAGATTATTTTTCCAGAAACTTTCAGCACATTGTTGGCGACAGGCCTTTAGATTATATACAATCAAAACGTATTGAGAAAGCCCAATACCTGATTGTAACCACCCAGCTTACTTACTCTGAAATTGCACAGGAAACAGGTTTCGAAAACGTATCCTATTTTTCTAAAACCTTTAAAAGGCTCACGGGCATGTCGCCGCGTAAGTACAGAAACCAAAGCGACTCCATGAACTTTTGA
- a CDS encoding transglutaminase domain-containing protein, producing MKKLLASALLSLSFFAASAQQKPLSAPIQIFKGYTAQLEKDRQEASTNKKYLRADTLLKQWVRNYSILPDSVKTYFKGWEPGMYYNIACYEALQGKKEAALGSFEKCVALGYSNYTNTIADSDLESLHKEKRYLTALQTLRERGDKGYILRQSGTYDRKVNKEIPAFTYQEASSPELMAFKTKYNLDSVAGKGDEISRMKNLLFWVHNAVRHDGSSNNPPLKNGTDLIEVCQKENRGINCRMMATILKDAYQAEGFKARMVTCLPKDTLDNDCHVINVVWSDNLNKWVWMDPTFNAYVADKNGNLLSIEEVRAKLHADKLNDLVLNNDANWNNKNKQTKEYYLGYYMSKNLYWLQCSTKSEWNIETRTPDKGIVDYVNLYPSGYNTIKAPKVSNRYMTSFATNNPQLFWQKPVVVKDNKLAVVQ from the coding sequence ATGAAAAAACTACTCGCCTCCGCATTATTGAGTTTGAGCTTTTTTGCAGCATCGGCACAACAAAAACCCTTATCGGCACCTATCCAGATATTTAAAGGCTACACGGCTCAACTGGAAAAAGACCGGCAGGAAGCCTCAACTAACAAAAAGTATTTGCGGGCCGATACTTTACTCAAACAGTGGGTACGCAATTACAGCATATTGCCCGACAGCGTTAAAACTTATTTTAAGGGTTGGGAACCGGGCATGTACTATAACATTGCCTGTTACGAAGCTTTGCAGGGTAAGAAAGAAGCTGCTTTAGGCTCGTTTGAAAAATGCGTGGCATTAGGTTACAGTAACTATACCAATACCATTGCCGATAGTGATTTAGAAAGCTTGCACAAAGAAAAACGGTACTTAACCGCCCTGCAAACTTTACGCGAACGCGGCGACAAGGGTTACATTCTGCGCCAGTCGGGAACTTATGACCGTAAAGTAAATAAAGAAATACCTGCATTTACCTACCAGGAGGCCAGCTCGCCCGAACTGATGGCCTTTAAAACCAAATATAACTTGGACTCTGTTGCAGGTAAGGGCGACGAGATAAGCCGGATGAAAAACCTGTTGTTTTGGGTGCATAACGCCGTGAGACACGATGGCAGCTCGAACAATCCGCCATTAAAAAACGGTACAGATTTGATAGAGGTTTGCCAGAAAGAAAACCGTGGCATAAACTGCCGCATGATGGCAACGATTTTAAAAGATGCCTATCAGGCCGAGGGCTTTAAGGCACGTATGGTAACCTGCTTGCCTAAAGACACCTTGGATAATGATTGCCATGTGATTAACGTAGTATGGTCTGATAACCTGAACAAATGGGTATGGATGGACCCTACCTTTAATGCTTACGTTGCCGACAAAAACGGCAATCTGTTAAGCATTGAAGAAGTGAGGGCAAAACTACATGCCGACAAGCTGAATGATTTGGTGCTGAATAACGATGCCAACTGGAACAATAAGAACAAGCAAACTAAAGAGTATTACTTAGGCTATTACATGTCTAAAAACTTATACTGGCTGCAATGCAGTACTAAAAGCGAGTGGAACATTGAAACCAGAACGCCTGATAAAGGAATTGTTGATTACGTGAACCTTTACCCAAGTGGTTATAACACCATTAAAGCACCTAAAGTAAGCAACCGCTATATGACCTCTTTTGCGACTAATAATCCACAGTTATTTTGGCAGAAGCCGGTGGTAGTTAAGGATAACAAACTGGCTGTAGTTCAATAA